In Salvelinus namaycush isolate Seneca chromosome 20, SaNama_1.0, whole genome shotgun sequence, the following proteins share a genomic window:
- the LOC120065232 gene encoding NGFI-A-binding protein 2-like, with translation MSLPRTLGELQLYRVLQRANLLAYYDTFIQQGGDDVQQLCEAAEDEFLEIMALVGMATKPLHVRRLQKALRDWAANPALFNQPLANVPLGGIPLFKVDGTGASGTAAGGLRKSLSNGQPGSPCDREDRACLTPMHSGSPRSPCSQASPQPQDTHYRDKLSPMDPHWLSPEQDGNSASASGVDEEQPSPPLLPPRPPGPSTPPASSSSLSPAALSAWPGGQLDGETAQAVGESVDRLLRTLPRSDPREVKTLLRMNKKMAKTVGHIFKMAPQDVAKEEEIRKYSLIYGRFDSKRREGKQLTHHELIINEAAAQFCMRDNALLLRRVELFSLARQVARECAYTSTLKHARSSADDCSLPSQKRVKSEVIVSECVSSLHGVEGSEGVSQRADEDSLSGESLDSLTQDVGSQCNQSPSPRPPTDTSIPANWNRHLMQQTLMDEGLRLARMVSHDRAGKVSLRSEGTHTTDFEAKAERRSSVAVCRSSSPGSTKDDSDQGGK, from the exons ATGTCTCTGCCACGCACGCTGGGCGAGCTGCAGCTGTACCGGGTGCTGCAGAGGGCCAACCTTCTGGCATACTACGACACCTTCATCCAGCAGGGTGGCGACGACGTGCAGCAGCTctgtgaggctgcagaggacgaGTTCTTGGAAATCATGGCGCTGGTCGGCATGGCGACCAAGCCACTGCACGTGCGCCGTCTGCAGAAGGCCCTCCGCGACTGGGCGGCCAACCCAGCCCTCTTCAACCAGCCCCTGGCCAACGTGCCCCTGGGGGGAATCCCTCTGTTCAAGGTTGATGGGACGGGTGCTAGCGGGACCGCTGCCGGAGGACTCAGGAAGTCCCTGAGCAACGGGCAGCCGGGGTCACCGTGTGACAGAGAGGACAGGGCATGCCTCACCCCTATGCACAGCGGGAGCCCCAGAAGCCCCTGCTCCCAGGCCTCACCGCAGCCCCAGGACACCCACTACAGGGACAAGCTGTCCCCAATGGACCCCCACTGGCTCAGCCCTGAACAGGACGGGAATAGCGCCTCAGCCTCAGGGGTGGACGAGGAGCAGCCCAGCCCACCTCTGCTCCCCCCTCGTCCCCCAGGTCCCTCCACGCCCCCGGcatcctcctcatctctctctccggCAGCCCTCTCGGCCTGGCCCGGGGGCCAGCTGGATGGGGAGACGGCGCAGGCAGTGGGGGAGAGCGTGGACAGGCTCCTGAGGACTCTACCCAGGTCGGACCCCAGAGAGGTGAAGACACTGCTGAGGATGAACAAGAAGATGGCCAAGACGGTGGGCCACATCTTCAAGATGGCACCCCAGGATGTGGCCAAGGAGGAGGAGATCCGTAAGTACAGCCTCATCTACGGCCGCTTCGACTCCAAGAGGAGGGAGGGCAAGCAGCTCACACATCACGAG CTGATCATCAATGAAGCAGCTGCACAGTTCTGTATGCGTGACAACGCTCTGCTTCTGCGACGGGTAGAGCTCTTCTCATTGGCTAGACAGGTGGCGAGAGAATGCGCCTACACCTCCACACTCAAGCATGCTAG ATCAAGTGCAGATGACTGCAGCTTACCATCCCAAAAGAGAGTAAAAAGTGAG gtgaTAGTGTCAGAGTGTGTGTCCTCCCTCCATGGTGTTGAAGGGTCAGAGGGCGTGTCCCAGAGGGCTGACGAGGACAGCCTATCAGGAGAGAGTCTGGACAGCCTAACACAAG ACGTAGGCTCACAGTGCAACCAATCTCCATCACCCCGCCCCCCCACCGACACCTCCATACCTGCCAACTGGAATCGCCATCTCATGCAACAAACGCTCATGGATGAGGGGCTGCGATTGGCTAGGATGGTGTCACATGACCGTGCTGGCAAGGTCAGCCTTAGGTCAGAGGGGACACATACCACAG ACTTTGAGGCTAAGGCGGAGAGGAGGAGCTCAGTAGCAGTGTGCAGGAGCAGCAGCCCTGGCAGCACCAAAGATGACTCGGACCAAGGGGGAAAGTAG
- the LOC120065233 gene encoding uncharacterized protein LOC120065233, whose translation MEEAYTELYREFLRLRSLCLKQAALLQQLTETLRRQRGEAPVPDGQPSVMASIPVQCTQDGLGSLLARPEPPMVPTHNPAAHRGGIVLSGAFGSLSDLLEGDLGRLRLDFAHPGAERNEVLKAAPLRPLDLPGGNNGEVAPSSVSGDSKQAGRFWGDDTTRQMFRMPSACGSFLDSEFLSQTGGMMLMSEVAMQSQVCDFCNAVFPGYTTTRGDFLRHLHTHIS comes from the exons ATGGAGGAGGCGTACACAGAGCTGTACAGGGAGTTCCTCCGACTGCGCTCACTATGTCTGAAGCAGGCTGCTCTACTCCAGCAACTCACAGAGACACTGAGGAGACAGCGAG GAGAAGCCCCTGTTCCTGATGGACAACCCAGCGTAATGGCATCAATCCCAGTCCAGTGCACCCAGGATGGCCTGGGGTCTCTCCTTGCACGGCCAGAACCCCCAATGGTACCAACACACAACCCTGCTGCACACCGTGGCGGTATAGTCCTATCTGGGGCCTTTGGCTCACTCTCTGATCTCCTGGAGGGGGATTTGGGCAGACTACGGCTGGACTTTGCTCATCCAGGGGCAGAAAGGAATGAGGTCCTCAAAGCCGCCCCCCTCAGGCCTCTGGATCTACCTGGGGGTAATAATGGAGAGGTGGCACCCTCCAGTGTCTCTGGGGACTCGAAGCAAGCAGGTCGATTTTGGGGTGATGATACGACCCGACAAATGTTCCGG ATGCCCTCGGCGTGTGGCTCCTTCTTGGACAGTGAGTTCCTGAGCCAGACCGGGGGAATGATGCTGATGTCAGAGGTGGCAATGCAGTCTCAGGTGTGTGACTTCTGCAATGCTGTGTTCCCTGGCTACACCACCACCAGGGGGGACTTCCTGCGccatctccacacacacatcagcTAA